The following proteins come from a genomic window of Actinomycetota bacterium:
- the ppk1 gene encoding polyphosphate kinase 1 produces MPARNDRRPTCDDARRGAVCLDDPSLYLNRELSLLRFQERVLEEVVDARNPLLERVKYLAILSSNLSEFYMVRIAALKQQVRAAVAELSADGQTPSEQLAGAREAARDLLARGRVAYRGIRRDLAAEGIHLHDYGDLDEGQLAAADRYFDKTVFPVLTPLAFDPGRPFPHISTGSLNLAVLVKTKAGEDRFARVKVPKSIPRLVEVCAPATNGSESDASAREHHFVWLEQLIAAHLAALFPGLEVVEAHPFAITRDAEFTIQEMEADDLLETIEEGVRRRRFGSVVRVTMTESMPKYLRRILIENLQVAPEDVVIMAPPLRASDLFELMKLDRPDLMYPAFVPALPAEIDELRTTDMFAVVRDHDLLLHRPYESFGPVVRMVWQAARDPDVLAIKATLYRVGRDAPIVDAMRHAAAAGKEVTALVELKARFDEESNIEWARALEAEGVHVVYGLLGLKTHSKLLLIVRKEGKRIRRYLHIGTGNYNVVTATQYTDLDLLTCDDEMAADASRVFNYLTGYAEDSRYKRFLVAPFGLRAGIEALVRREIEHAKAGRGGRMVLKFNSLVDRGMVRLLYEASQAGVEIDLLVRGMCVLRPGVPGVSENIRVTSVVGRFLEHTRIFHFENAGEPVCLIGSADLMGRNLDRRVEILAPVLDPVLVARLRDEVLSTYLADTEKCRVMHADGTYARRHVHGARAVDAQERLLEGRPVRRRSRR; encoded by the coding sequence ATGCCAGCGAGGAACGACAGGCGCCCCACCTGCGACGACGCGCGGCGCGGCGCGGTGTGCCTCGACGACCCGTCGCTCTACCTGAACCGCGAGCTGTCGCTCCTGCGGTTCCAGGAGCGCGTCCTCGAGGAGGTCGTCGACGCGCGCAATCCGTTGCTCGAGCGCGTGAAGTATCTCGCGATCCTCTCGTCGAACCTCTCCGAGTTCTACATGGTGCGCATCGCGGCCCTGAAACAGCAGGTCCGCGCCGCGGTCGCGGAGCTGTCGGCGGACGGCCAGACGCCCTCCGAGCAGCTCGCCGGCGCGCGGGAGGCCGCGCGCGACCTGCTGGCCCGCGGGCGCGTGGCGTACCGCGGCATCCGGCGCGATCTCGCCGCCGAGGGCATCCACCTGCACGACTACGGCGACCTCGACGAAGGGCAGCTCGCCGCCGCGGACCGCTACTTCGACAAGACGGTCTTCCCCGTGCTTACTCCGCTGGCATTCGATCCCGGCCGCCCGTTCCCGCACATCTCCACCGGGTCGCTGAACCTCGCGGTGCTCGTGAAGACCAAGGCGGGCGAGGACCGCTTCGCGCGCGTGAAGGTGCCGAAGTCGATCCCGCGGCTCGTCGAGGTCTGCGCGCCCGCCACCAACGGCTCCGAGAGCGACGCGTCCGCGCGCGAGCATCACTTCGTGTGGCTGGAGCAGCTGATCGCCGCGCATCTCGCCGCCCTGTTCCCGGGACTCGAGGTCGTCGAGGCGCATCCGTTCGCCATCACGCGCGATGCCGAGTTCACCATCCAGGAGATGGAGGCCGACGACCTCCTCGAGACGATCGAGGAGGGCGTGCGCCGCCGCCGGTTCGGCTCTGTCGTGCGCGTGACGATGACCGAGTCCATGCCGAAGTACCTGCGGCGCATCCTGATCGAGAACCTGCAGGTGGCGCCGGAGGACGTGGTCATCATGGCGCCGCCGCTGCGGGCGAGCGACCTGTTCGAGCTGATGAAGCTCGACCGCCCGGACCTGATGTACCCGGCGTTCGTGCCGGCGCTGCCCGCCGAGATCGACGAGCTGCGGACGACTGACATGTTCGCGGTGGTGCGCGACCACGACTTGCTGCTCCACCGGCCATACGAGTCGTTCGGGCCGGTGGTCCGCATGGTGTGGCAGGCGGCTCGCGACCCCGACGTCCTCGCGATCAAGGCGACGCTGTACCGGGTCGGGCGCGATGCGCCGATCGTGGACGCCATGAGGCATGCCGCGGCGGCCGGCAAGGAGGTCACCGCGCTCGTCGAACTCAAGGCCAGGTTCGACGAGGAGTCCAACATCGAGTGGGCCCGCGCGCTCGAGGCGGAGGGCGTGCACGTGGTCTACGGCCTGCTGGGGCTGAAGACCCACAGCAAGCTGCTGCTGATCGTGCGCAAGGAGGGCAAGCGCATCCGCCGCTACCTGCACATCGGCACGGGCAACTACAACGTGGTCACCGCGACCCAGTACACCGACCTCGACCTGCTGACCTGCGACGACGAGATGGCCGCGGACGCCTCGCGCGTGTTCAACTACCTGACCGGCTATGCCGAGGACAGCCGCTACAAGCGCTTTCTCGTGGCGCCGTTCGGGCTGCGCGCGGGCATCGAGGCGCTCGTGCGCCGCGAGATCGAGCACGCCAAGGCCGGGCGGGGCGGGCGGATGGTGCTGAAGTTCAACTCGCTCGTCGACCGGGGGATGGTGCGGCTGCTGTACGAGGCGTCCCAGGCCGGCGTCGAGATCGACCTGCTCGTGCGCGGGATGTGCGTCCTGCGCCCGGGTGTTCCCGGCGTGAGCGAGAACATCCGCGTGACCAGCGTCGTCGGCCGGTTCCTCGAGCACACGCGCATCTTCCACTTCGAGAACGCGGGCGAGCCGGTCTGCCTCATCGGGTCCGCCGACCTGATGGGCCGCAACCTCGACCGGCGTGTCGAGATCCTCGCCCCGGTGCTCGACCCGGTCCTCGTGGCGCGTCTGCGTGACGAGGTCCTCTCGACCTACCTGGCGGACACGGAGAAGTGCCGCGTGATGCACGCGGACGGCACCTACGCGCGCCGCCACGTCCACGGCGCGCGCGCCGTGGACGCCCAGGAGCGGCTGCTCGAGGGCCGCCCGGTGCGCCGGCGCAGCAGGCGGTAG
- a CDS encoding cyclic nucleotide-binding domain-containing protein, with amino-acid sequence MLSGVCMTFRDGDVVFSQGDAAADMYVIRSGRVRIFRTHDGDEVALAVLGPDDFFGEMALFVPGSRAATAVAVGDTEVEVLDRPTFMSLIKDPVVWRILMKMSDRIRAADEALEDAAAECGGA; translated from the coding sequence ATGCTGAGCGGCGTCTGCATGACCTTCCGAGACGGTGACGTCGTCTTCTCGCAGGGCGACGCCGCCGCCGACATGTACGTCATCCGGTCGGGAAGGGTCCGCATCTTCCGCACCCACGACGGCGATGAGGTCGCGCTCGCCGTGTTGGGGCCGGACGACTTCTTCGGAGAGATGGCGCTGTTCGTGCCGGGCTCGCGCGCCGCGACCGCCGTGGCGGTCGGCGACACCGAGGTCGAGGTGCTCGACCGTCCCACCTTCATGTCACTGATCAAGGACCCCGTCGTCTGGCGCATCCTCATGAAGATGAGCGACCGCATCCGCGCCGCAGACGAGGCGCTCGAGGACGCGGCCGCCGAGTGCGGGGGCGCGTGA
- a CDS encoding YbhB/YbcL family Raf kinase inhibitor-like protein, translated as MPAPPTGKDVTMRCTDMIVPATACALTAALLAGCACATGPTDDAKGPGDMRLTSTQFADGATLPAASAKTQGNRSPALSWEGRPRETMSYVLVCVDLAPIAHEWVHWMVVDIPPGMTQLPAGASGGAMPDAARELLNGFGERGWGGPQPPPGSGTHTYRFTVYALDVAKLDVDDEAVLDDVLAAIEGHALATCVLEGTYGR; from the coding sequence ATGCCCGCGCCGCCCACGGGGAAGGATGTCACCATGCGCTGCACGGACATGATCGTACCGGCGACAGCGTGCGCCCTGACCGCGGCGCTGCTCGCGGGATGCGCCTGTGCGACCGGGCCGACGGATGACGCGAAGGGACCGGGGGACATGCGACTGACATCGACCCAGTTCGCCGATGGCGCCACTCTGCCGGCCGCCAGCGCGAAGACGCAGGGCAACCGGTCGCCCGCGCTGTCATGGGAGGGGCGGCCCCGAGAGACCATGTCGTACGTGCTCGTGTGCGTGGACCTCGCGCCGATCGCGCACGAGTGGGTGCACTGGATGGTCGTGGACATACCGCCGGGCATGACCCAGCTTCCCGCCGGCGCATCCGGCGGCGCGATGCCCGACGCCGCCCGTGAACTGCTCAACGGCTTCGGAGAGCGCGGCTGGGGCGGCCCACAGCCACCCCCCGGCAGCGGGACGCACACATACCGCTTCACCGTGTACGCACTCGACGTCGCGAAGCTCGACGTGGACGACGAGGCGGTCCTCGACGACGTGCTCGCCGCCATCGAAGGCCACGCGCTGGCCACCTGCGTCCTGGAGGGCACGTACGGACGCTGA